The following are encoded together in the Magnetospirillum gryphiswaldense MSR-1 v2 genome:
- the thyX gene encoding FAD-dependent thymidylate synthase, which yields MSDKPLPQHPDAPTRESATTFRPVAEGMEGHVNVYHPVLDHGFIAVKDYMGDDVSILQMARMSYGKGTKGVSDDRALLRYLMRHLHTSPFEGCVIKLHVKLPIFVMRQWVRHRTASLNEYSARYSILPDEFYMPEPHLLAVQSKDNKQGRGDSLTAEQAAEVLRILKEDAQRNFSTYHNLLNADEDGNAIDEDRDGIARELARIGLPLSTYTQMYWQTNLHNLMHFLRLRADPHAQYEIRVYAEKMLAIMADWVPVTTEAFRDYQLEAGRLSRMELGLVRDLLAGKASMADAERYGLTKREIREFKDRFGC from the coding sequence ATGTCCGACAAGCCGCTCCCCCAACACCCCGACGCGCCGACGCGTGAAAGCGCCACCACCTTCCGTCCGGTGGCCGAGGGCATGGAAGGCCACGTCAACGTCTATCATCCGGTGCTCGATCACGGCTTCATCGCCGTCAAGGATTACATGGGCGACGACGTCTCGATCCTGCAAATGGCGCGGATGAGCTATGGCAAGGGCACCAAGGGGGTATCCGACGACCGGGCGCTGTTGCGCTATCTGATGCGCCACCTGCACACCAGCCCGTTCGAGGGCTGCGTCATCAAGCTGCACGTCAAGCTGCCCATCTTCGTCATGCGCCAATGGGTGCGCCACCGCACCGCCAGCTTGAACGAATATTCCGCCCGCTATTCCATCCTGCCCGACGAATTCTACATGCCCGAGCCGCACCTGTTGGCGGTGCAGTCCAAGGACAACAAGCAAGGCCGCGGCGATTCCCTGACCGCCGAACAGGCGGCCGAGGTGCTGCGCATCCTGAAGGAAGACGCCCAACGCAATTTCAGCACCTATCACAACTTGCTGAATGCCGATGAAGACGGCAACGCCATCGACGAGGACCGTGACGGCATCGCCCGCGAACTGGCCCGCATCGGCCTGCCTTTATCCACCTATACCCAGATGTACTGGCAGACCAACCTGCATAATCTGATGCACTTCCTGCGTCTGCGCGCCGACCCGCACGCCCAGTACGAAATCCGCGTCTATGCGGAAAAGATGCTGGCGATCATGGCCGATTGGGTGCCGGTAACCACCGAGGCCTTCCGCGATTATCAATTGGAAGCCGGGCGCTTGTCGCGCATGGAGCTCGGCTTGGTACGCGACCTGCTGGCCGGCAAGGCGAGTATGGCCGATGCCGAACGCTATGGCCTGACCAAGCGCGAGATCCGCGAGTTCAAGGACCGCTTCGGCTGCTGA
- a CDS encoding type II toxin-antitoxin system RatA family toxin: MSGRFRVDFPHLTARQLFDIAADIESYPHFIPWCRAARVIGQDGDATMVENHFGAGPVDLRFTTRAVAQAPECLTITGDDGPFTAFRLEWTFADGHVKAQYQIALASPLLQGLAGFAMPEVERRIVSQFRQRANALYGA, from the coding sequence TTGAGCGGTCGGTTCCGCGTGGATTTCCCGCATCTGACCGCGCGACAATTGTTCGACATCGCCGCCGACATCGAAAGCTATCCCCATTTCATCCCCTGGTGCCGCGCGGCCCGGGTGATCGGTCAGGATGGCGACGCGACAATGGTGGAAAATCATTTCGGCGCCGGCCCCGTCGATCTGCGCTTCACCACCCGAGCCGTGGCCCAAGCCCCCGAATGCCTGACCATCACCGGCGATGACGGCCCGTTCACGGCCTTTCGCCTGGAATGGACCTTCGCCGACGGCCATGTTAAAGCCCAATACCAGATCGCGTTGGCGTCCCCGTTGCTGCAAGGCCTTGCCGGTTTCGCCATGCCCGAGGTAGAACGCCGCATCGTCAGCCAGTTCCGCCAGCGGGCCAATGCCCTGTACGGCGCCTGA
- a CDS encoding cyclic nucleotide-binding domain-containing protein has product MEKGKVLERKVFYAGQKVFGEGDSGDRAYLIQEGSVEISKHGLVLATLNKGELFGEMALVDDQPRMATAKALTDVSVVIIGRDSFREKLAKADPFIRGLLNIFVRNIRNLTR; this is encoded by the coding sequence ATGGAAAAAGGTAAAGTCCTGGAACGCAAAGTTTTTTATGCGGGCCAGAAGGTTTTCGGCGAGGGTGATTCCGGGGATCGCGCCTATTTGATCCAGGAAGGATCGGTCGAGATTTCCAAGCACGGCCTGGTTTTGGCCACTCTCAACAAAGGCGAGCTGTTCGGCGAGATGGCCCTGGTCGATGACCAGCCGCGCATGGCCACCGCCAAGGCGCTGACCGACGTCTCCGTCGTCATCATCGGCCGCGATTCCTTCCGCGAGAAGCTGGCCAAGGCCGACCCCTTCATCCGTGGCCTGCTGAACATCTTTGTCCGCAATATCCGCAACCTGACCCGCTGA
- a CDS encoding DUF4139 domain-containing protein codes for MRWRTALFSTIALSPLLAAGVWADTVLRDDTRTNLILTIAQDGAALVHDRRSATLEAGEQALIIEPLPRQARLEAGGLTGPGISVRSQYLDLNGIDAQALLAAHRGKQVTIVWRTGSGAEREERATVLSADGIPVFGVDGKVVSGQPERVLYDTLPAGLHAVPVYRADIAADKAGKRAVELSYVTHGLSWQPAYVIELEENGKALLSSWATLTNGSGGDFPAAQVRLLAGEPNRGAAPTPMPRPARMEKAMMAASLDAAPSREALGPHHLYTLAQPVSLRDGQSTQVPFLPPTHISADRLLELPPLPPHAWLGRFGTETQKQHPDTILALRNSTGQPLPAGPARLFLRGGDGGLALAGDDQMPMVPAGAPFRLSLGKTFDVTATRVQTDSQKVATEISETAWEVKLANAGANPVKVLVRETFAGEWLVLEESQRHDKTDAHRAGWSVQVPAKGEAVLRYRVRVKL; via the coding sequence ATGCGCTGGCGCACCGCCCTTTTCTCCACCATCGCCCTGTCGCCCCTGTTGGCCGCCGGGGTTTGGGCCGACACCGTCTTGCGCGACGATACCCGCACCAACCTGATCCTGACCATCGCCCAGGACGGTGCGGCCCTGGTGCACGACCGTCGCAGCGCCACCTTGGAGGCTGGAGAGCAAGCCCTGATCATCGAACCGCTGCCGCGTCAGGCCCGGTTGGAGGCCGGCGGTCTGACCGGCCCCGGCATCAGTGTGCGCAGCCAATATCTCGATCTGAACGGGATTGATGCCCAGGCCTTGCTGGCCGCCCATCGCGGCAAGCAGGTGACCATCGTCTGGCGCACCGGCAGCGGGGCCGAGCGGGAAGAACGCGCCACCGTACTGTCCGCCGACGGCATCCCGGTGTTCGGTGTCGACGGCAAGGTGGTCAGCGGCCAGCCGGAACGGGTGCTTTACGACACCTTGCCCGCCGGCCTGCACGCGGTGCCGGTCTATCGCGCCGACATCGCCGCCGACAAGGCCGGCAAACGCGCGGTGGAGCTGTCGTACGTCACCCACGGCCTATCGTGGCAGCCCGCCTATGTGATCGAGCTGGAAGAAAACGGCAAAGCGCTGTTGTCGTCCTGGGCCACCCTGACCAACGGCAGCGGCGGTGATTTCCCCGCCGCCCAAGTCCGGCTGTTGGCCGGCGAACCCAACCGGGGCGCCGCCCCCACCCCCATGCCGCGTCCGGCACGGATGGAAAAGGCCATGATGGCGGCCTCCCTGGATGCCGCCCCCAGCCGCGAAGCCCTGGGGCCGCATCACCTTTATACCCTGGCCCAGCCGGTTTCCCTGCGTGACGGCCAAAGCACCCAGGTGCCGTTCCTGCCGCCGACCCACATCAGCGCCGACCGCCTGCTGGAATTGCCGCCGTTGCCGCCCCATGCCTGGCTCGGACGCTTCGGCACCGAGACCCAAAAGCAGCACCCCGACACCATCCTGGCCTTGCGCAACAGCACCGGCCAACCCTTGCCGGCGGGCCCGGCCCGATTGTTCCTGCGCGGTGGCGATGGCGGGCTGGCCCTGGCCGGCGACGACCAGATGCCCATGGTGCCGGCGGGGGCGCCGTTCCGCCTGAGCCTGGGCAAAACCTTCGACGTCACCGCCACGCGGGTGCAGACCGACAGCCAGAAGGTGGCGACCGAGATCAGCGAAACCGCCTGGGAAGTCAAACTGGCCAATGCCGGGGCCAATCCGGTCAAGGTGCTCGTGCGCGAGACCTTCGCCGGTGAATGGCTGGTGCTGGAGGAAAGCCAGCGCCACGACAAGACCGACGCCCATCGGGCCGGTTGGAGCGTGCAGGTGCCGGCCAAGGGCGAGGCGGTGCTGCGCTATCGCGTCCGCGTCAAGCTTTGA
- a CDS encoding DNA recombination protein RmuC: protein MVDPVLIGAAAAAALAVVIVIVVLGQNARGRQDGAMLRAVDGMMQAQSSLAGRLAQLAETQAAAQTQLGERLQAQERALAKTVEERLADMAKRMDDGLQQSSHRQATSLHDLRERLAVIDAAQKNITELSAQVVSLQDILSNKQTRGAFGEIQLADLVQAALPPSAYEFQATLPGGKRVDCLLKLPNPPGPIGVDAKFPLESWHLMRRAKDDAEKLVAGRAFATDILKHVRDIAEKYIIPGETAESALMFLPSEAIYAELHANFPEVVEKSYRAKVWIVSPTTLMATLNTVRAVLKDARMREQAGLIQKEVRLLLDDVERLDGRVAQLDKHFVQATEDIRQIRISTDKVVKRADRIEAVQVGDDAEAVEVQVTAKLPGN from the coding sequence ATGGTGGACCCGGTTTTGATCGGAGCAGCGGCGGCGGCGGCCTTGGCGGTGGTGATCGTCATCGTCGTGCTGGGGCAAAATGCGCGCGGACGTCAGGACGGCGCCATGTTGCGGGCGGTCGACGGCATGATGCAGGCGCAATCGTCCCTGGCCGGGCGGCTGGCGCAATTGGCGGAAACCCAGGCGGCGGCCCAGACGCAATTGGGTGAACGCCTGCAGGCGCAGGAACGCGCCCTGGCCAAGACGGTCGAGGAACGTCTGGCCGATATGGCCAAGCGCATGGATGACGGCTTGCAGCAATCGTCGCATCGTCAGGCCACCAGCCTGCACGATCTGCGCGAACGGCTGGCGGTGATCGACGCGGCGCAAAAGAACATCACCGAATTGTCGGCCCAGGTGGTGTCGTTGCAGGACATCTTGTCCAACAAGCAAACCCGTGGCGCCTTCGGCGAAATTCAACTGGCCGATCTGGTGCAGGCGGCGCTGCCGCCTTCGGCCTATGAGTTCCAGGCGACGCTTCCCGGCGGCAAGCGGGTGGATTGCCTGTTGAAGCTGCCCAATCCGCCCGGCCCTATCGGCGTCGATGCCAAGTTTCCGCTGGAAAGCTGGCACCTGATGCGCCGGGCCAAGGACGACGCGGAAAAGCTGGTTGCCGGTCGCGCCTTCGCCACCGACATCCTGAAGCATGTGCGCGATATCGCCGAGAAATACATCATCCCCGGCGAAACGGCGGAATCGGCGCTGATGTTCCTGCCGTCGGAAGCCATCTACGCCGAATTGCACGCCAATTTCCCCGAAGTGGTGGAAAAGTCCTACCGGGCCAAGGTGTGGATCGTCTCGCCCACCACCTTGATGGCGACCTTGAACACGGTGCGTGCGGTGCTGAAGGATGCCCGCATGCGCGAACAGGCCGGGTTGATCCAAAAGGAAGTGCGGCTGCTGCTGGACGATGTCGAGCGGCTGGACGGGCGGGTGGCGCAACTGGACAAGCATTTCGTCCAGGCGACGGAAGACATCCGCCAGATCCGCATTTCCACCGACAAGGTGGTCAAGCGCGCCGACCGCATCGAAGCGGTGCAGGTGGGCGACGACGCCGAGGCGGTCGAGGTGCAGGTGACGGCCAAGCTGCCGGGAAATTAA
- a CDS encoding argininosuccinate synthase has protein sequence MKGEVKKVVLAYSGGLDTSIILRWLQDQYQCEVVTFTADLGQGEELEPARKKAQLMGIKDENIFIDDLREEFVRDFVFPMFRANALYEGVYLLGTSIARPLISKRQIEIANQVGADAVSHGATGKGNDQVRFELGYYALKPDIKVIAPWRLWDLTSRTKLLDFAEKHQIPIAKDKRGEAPYSTDANLLHISYEGKALEDPWTEPDEDMFTRSVSPEKAPDKPTYVEIQFEKGDAVAVDGVRLSPAQLLTKLNELGGANGIGRLDLVENRFVGMKSRGVYETPGGSVLIVAHRAIESLTLDRGESHLKDDIMPRYAELIYNGFWFSPERIALQQMIDHISQNVCGVVRLKLYKGNVTVVGRKSEKSLYRMDYVTFEEDSVYDQRDAQGFIKLNALRMRLAKMARG, from the coding sequence ATGAAGGGCGAAGTCAAGAAGGTCGTGCTGGCGTATTCCGGCGGCCTGGATACCTCGATCATCCTGCGCTGGTTGCAGGACCAATATCAATGCGAAGTGGTGACCTTCACCGCCGATCTGGGCCAGGGCGAAGAACTGGAGCCGGCGCGCAAGAAGGCCCAGCTGATGGGCATCAAGGACGAGAACATCTTCATCGACGATCTGCGTGAAGAATTCGTCCGCGATTTCGTCTTCCCCATGTTCCGCGCCAACGCCCTGTACGAAGGCGTCTATCTGCTGGGCACCTCCATCGCTAGGCCGCTGATTTCCAAGCGTCAGATCGAGATCGCCAATCAGGTCGGCGCCGACGCGGTGTCGCACGGCGCCACCGGCAAGGGCAACGATCAGGTCCGCTTCGAGTTGGGTTATTATGCCCTGAAGCCGGACATCAAGGTGATCGCGCCCTGGCGTCTGTGGGATCTGACCAGCCGCACCAAGCTGTTGGACTTCGCCGAGAAGCATCAGATTCCCATCGCCAAGGACAAGCGCGGCGAGGCGCCTTATTCCACCGACGCCAACCTGCTGCACATCTCGTACGAGGGCAAGGCGCTGGAAGACCCGTGGACCGAGCCGGACGAGGACATGTTCACCCGTTCGGTCAGCCCGGAAAAGGCCCCTGATAAGCCGACCTATGTGGAAATCCAGTTCGAGAAGGGCGACGCGGTGGCCGTCGACGGCGTGCGGCTGAGCCCGGCGCAATTGCTGACCAAGCTGAACGAACTGGGCGGCGCCAACGGCATCGGTCGTCTGGATCTGGTGGAAAACCGCTTCGTCGGCATGAAGAGCCGCGGCGTCTACGAGACCCCCGGCGGCTCGGTGCTGATCGTCGCCCATCGCGCCATCGAAAGCCTGACGCTGGATCGCGGCGAGTCGCACCTGAAGGACGACATCATGCCGCGCTATGCCGAGCTGATCTACAACGGCTTCTGGTTCAGCCCGGAACGCATCGCGTTGCAGCAGATGATCGACCATATCAGCCAGAACGTCTGCGGTGTGGTGCGGTTGAAGCTCTACAAGGGCAACGTCACCGTCGTCGGCCGCAAGTCGGAAAAGTCGCTCTATCGCATGGATTACGTCACCTTCGAGGAAGACAGCGTCTATGACCAGCGCGACGCCCAGGGCTTCATCAAGTTGAACGCTCTGCGCATGCGGCTGGCCAAGATGGCGCGCGGCTGA
- a CDS encoding PepSY domain-containing protein, giving the protein MKTIATAIIATVLGGAILSAQAFAATPDNGHLPPTYIVYKLVQDGVQLRKLETEHNVYEAWVDAGDGTLVKVGVDPHNAELTADFNDSRNNNHQSPAVDAAQAVQTVAATGHWDVREIGLKNGAWQVKAADDAGQMEKFRVDAQSGQIR; this is encoded by the coding sequence ATGAAGACCATCGCCACTGCCATCATCGCCACCGTTCTGGGCGGCGCCATCCTGTCGGCCCAAGCCTTTGCCGCCACCCCCGACAATGGCCACCTGCCGCCCACCTATATCGTCTACAAGCTGGTTCAAGACGGCGTTCAGTTGCGCAAACTGGAGACCGAACACAATGTCTACGAGGCCTGGGTCGATGCCGGTGACGGCACCCTGGTCAAGGTCGGCGTCGATCCGCACAATGCGGAATTGACCGCCGATTTCAACGACAGCCGCAACAACAACCATCAATCCCCAGCGGTGGACGCCGCCCAGGCGGTGCAAACGGTGGCCGCCACCGGCCATTGGGATGTCCGCGAAATCGGGCTGAAAAACGGGGCCTGGCAGGTGAAAGCCGCCGACGATGCCGGCCAGATGGAAAAGTTCCGCGTCGATGCCCAAAGCGGTCAGATCCGCTGA
- a CDS encoding (2Fe-2S) ferredoxin domain-containing protein, with translation MTPTLFICVNRRRGAGSCSGGGAYEVMAVLRTEIEARGLGWDIRLSPCLGHCALGPNIKASPNGPLLHGCTDGKEVMARLLEWRRG, from the coding sequence ATGACACCGACCCTGTTCATCTGCGTCAATCGCCGTCGTGGCGCCGGCTCGTGCTCGGGCGGCGGTGCCTATGAGGTGATGGCGGTGCTGCGCACCGAAATCGAGGCACGCGGGTTGGGTTGGGACATCCGCCTGTCGCCCTGCCTGGGCCATTGCGCCCTCGGCCCCAACATCAAGGCCAGCCCCAACGGGCCGTTGCTGCACGGCTGCACCGACGGCAAGGAGGTGATGGCGCGCCTGCTGGAATGGCGACGCGGATGA
- a CDS encoding cation-translocating P-type ATPase, whose translation MTGQPSWHGVTAQSACAHLQSHLHDGLPPDQVTARLAAHGPNRLPEKKAKSKARMLLEQFQSLLTLVLLGAGILAGIIGDTTDMVVILSVVVFNALLGFHQEYRAERILETLKSMLAPQSRVRRGGSKQEIPAEQLVPGDLVLIEAGDRVPADGRLVASHGLEIDESSLTGESVVVGKDHSNLHDADTPLAERSNLAFMNTVVTRGRGEMLITQTGATTEMGRIAGMLADTPESRTPLQERLDGLGRRLALIAAVVVGIILAVGLLRGQPWGESVLTAVALAVAAIPEGLPAVVTVTLAIGMYRMARHGAIVKRLAAVETLGSTTIICSDKTGTLTLNQMTARTGWALGQRFAVSGDGYGGQGAITAISGETLPDLRPALLAAGLCNDSHLGADGTLVGDPTEGALLSLALKAGITEQWPRVAEMPFDSAHKFMVTIHRAPDGLRLLVKGAPDVVMERCGFVALADGDHALTQQWHDQLATENEHMASQALRVLALAEARVDEAALADPLAAARALTLTALVGLMDPPRPAARDAIAACRAAGIGVKMITGDHRVTAAAIGRLLGLDGEVVTGAELDRMDDAQLADRVEDIAVFARVAPEHKVRIVAALQAKGHVAAMTGDGVNDAAALKRADIGVAMGRTGSDVTREAAAMVLTDDDFASVVRAVREGRTITDNIVKFVRFQLSTNMGALLSVFVAPFIGLISPFHAIQILWVNIIMDGPPAMALAFDPARAGLMTEKPRPRSAPILPAARLRRLLAYGATMMVGTLGVLWWAQGQGDLERARTLAFTTFVLFQFFNIFNARVGSESAFGPHLFHNAKLWLALGGVLILQVVAVHWGPAQAIFHTTALSWSDWALATAVASSVLVLDEIRKLAERLVRPHLG comes from the coding sequence ATGACCGGGCAGCCATCGTGGCACGGTGTGACGGCGCAATCAGCGTGCGCGCACCTGCAATCGCACCTTCATGACGGCTTGCCACCCGATCAGGTCACGGCCCGGTTGGCCGCGCACGGCCCCAACCGCCTGCCCGAGAAAAAGGCCAAATCCAAGGCGCGCATGCTGCTCGAGCAGTTTCAAAGCCTGCTCACCCTGGTGTTGCTGGGCGCCGGCATCCTGGCCGGCATCATCGGCGACACCACCGACATGGTGGTCATCTTATCGGTGGTCGTGTTCAACGCGCTCTTGGGCTTCCATCAGGAATACCGGGCCGAACGCATCCTGGAGACGCTGAAATCCATGCTCGCCCCCCAATCCAGGGTGCGGCGCGGCGGCAGCAAACAGGAAATCCCGGCGGAACAACTGGTGCCCGGCGATCTGGTGCTGATCGAGGCCGGCGACCGCGTTCCCGCCGATGGCCGACTGGTGGCCAGCCATGGCCTGGAAATCGATGAAAGCAGCCTGACCGGCGAATCGGTGGTGGTCGGCAAGGACCATTCCAACCTGCACGATGCCGACACCCCCCTGGCCGAACGTTCCAACCTGGCCTTCATGAACACCGTGGTTACCCGGGGACGCGGCGAGATGCTGATCACCCAGACCGGCGCCACCACCGAGATGGGCCGCATCGCCGGTATGCTGGCCGACACCCCGGAAAGCCGCACGCCGTTGCAGGAGCGGCTCGACGGCCTGGGTCGTCGTCTGGCCCTGATCGCCGCTGTCGTCGTCGGCATCATCCTGGCGGTGGGCCTGCTGCGCGGCCAGCCTTGGGGCGAATCGGTGCTGACCGCCGTCGCCCTGGCGGTCGCCGCCATCCCCGAAGGCCTACCGGCGGTGGTCACCGTCACGCTCGCCATCGGCATGTACCGCATGGCCCGTCACGGCGCCATCGTCAAGCGGCTGGCGGCGGTGGAGACCCTGGGCTCGACCACCATCATCTGTTCCGACAAGACCGGCACGCTGACGCTCAACCAGATGACCGCGCGGACCGGTTGGGCCTTGGGCCAACGCTTCGCCGTCAGCGGCGACGGCTATGGTGGCCAGGGCGCCATCACCGCCATCAGTGGCGAGACGTTGCCCGACCTGCGCCCGGCCCTGTTGGCGGCGGGATTATGCAACGATTCCCACCTGGGCGCCGACGGCACCCTGGTCGGCGACCCCACCGAAGGCGCGCTGCTGTCGCTGGCCCTGAAAGCCGGCATCACCGAGCAATGGCCGCGAGTGGCCGAGATGCCCTTCGATTCCGCCCATAAATTCATGGTCACCATTCACCGCGCCCCCGACGGCCTGCGCCTGCTGGTCAAGGGCGCCCCCGACGTGGTGATGGAACGCTGCGGTTTCGTCGCCCTGGCCGATGGCGACCACGCCTTGACCCAACAATGGCACGACCAATTGGCGACCGAGAACGAACACATGGCTAGTCAGGCCTTGCGCGTTCTCGCCCTGGCGGAAGCGCGGGTGGATGAAGCGGCCCTGGCCGACCCGTTGGCCGCCGCCCGTGCCCTGACCCTGACCGCCCTGGTCGGGCTGATGGACCCGCCCCGCCCCGCCGCCCGCGACGCCATCGCCGCCTGCCGTGCCGCCGGTATCGGCGTCAAGATGATCACCGGCGATCACCGCGTCACCGCCGCCGCCATCGGCCGCCTGCTGGGACTGGACGGCGAGGTGGTGACCGGGGCCGAGCTCGACCGCATGGACGATGCCCAATTGGCCGACCGGGTCGAGGACATCGCCGTGTTCGCCCGCGTCGCCCCCGAACACAAGGTGCGCATCGTCGCCGCCCTTCAGGCCAAGGGACACGTGGCGGCCATGACCGGTGACGGCGTCAACGACGCCGCCGCGCTGAAGCGGGCCGATATCGGCGTCGCCATGGGCCGCACCGGTAGCGACGTGACGCGCGAGGCCGCCGCCATGGTGCTGACCGACGACGATTTCGCCTCGGTGGTGCGGGCCGTGCGTGAGGGCCGCACCATCACCGACAACATCGTCAAGTTCGTGCGTTTCCAATTGTCCACCAACATGGGGGCGCTGTTGTCGGTGTTCGTCGCCCCCTTCATCGGTCTGATCAGCCCGTTCCACGCCATCCAGATCTTGTGGGTCAACATCATCATGGACGGCCCACCGGCCATGGCCCTGGCCTTCGACCCCGCCCGCGCCGGGCTGATGACGGAAAAGCCGCGCCCGCGCAGCGCCCCCATCCTGCCCGCCGCCCGGCTGCGGCGGCTCTTGGCGTACGGCGCCACCATGATGGTCGGCACCTTGGGGGTGTTGTGGTGGGCGCAAGGCCAAGGCGACCTGGAGCGCGCCCGGACGCTGGCCTTCACCACCTTTGTGCTGTTCCAGTTCTTCAACATCTTCAACGCCCGTGTCGGATCGGAATCGGCCTTCGGCCCGCATCTGTTCCACAATGCCAAGCTGTGGCTGGCCTTGGGGGGCGTGCTGATCTTGCAGGTGGTGGCGGTGCATTGGGGGCCGGCGCAGGCCATCTTCCATACCACGGCGCTGTCCTGGTCCGATTGGGCCTTGGCGACGGCGGTGGCATCATCGGTGCTGGTGCTGGATGAAATCCGCAAGCTTGCCGAACGCCTGGTGCGTCCCCATCTGGGGTAG
- a CDS encoding response regulator, protein MKILIADDHELFREGLRHVLGQLEDNVEVVEAGDFPQAFALAESHPDTDIVLLDLNMPGAQWDDGLTRLRAILPGEVPVVVLSAADDRRSVLQAVEIGAAGFIPKTSSSRVMLSALKLVLSGGVYLPPALIERSTPRGEGLSPAVVEQAMSILTPRQREVLGLLGEGKSNKEIARILELAEGTVKLHVTAILKALNVNNRTRAVVAAAQMGLTSAPQ, encoded by the coding sequence ATGAAGATTTTGATCGCCGACGACCACGAGTTGTTCCGTGAGGGACTGCGCCACGTCTTGGGACAATTGGAAGACAACGTCGAGGTTGTCGAGGCGGGGGATTTCCCCCAAGCCTTCGCTCTGGCGGAAAGCCACCCCGACACCGATATCGTGCTCTTGGACCTGAACATGCCGGGCGCCCAATGGGATGACGGCCTGACCCGTCTGCGCGCCATTTTGCCGGGAGAAGTGCCGGTGGTGGTGCTATCCGCCGCCGACGATCGCCGCAGCGTATTGCAGGCGGTGGAGATCGGCGCCGCCGGCTTCATTCCCAAGACCTCGTCCAGCCGGGTGATGCTGTCAGCCTTGAAGCTGGTGCTGTCGGGCGGCGTCTATCTGCCGCCGGCCCTGATCGAGCGGTCGACCCCGCGCGGCGAGGGCCTGAGCCCGGCGGTGGTCGAGCAGGCCATGTCCATCCTGACCCCGCGCCAGCGCGAGGTTCTGGGTCTGCTGGGCGAAGGTAAGTCCAACAAGGAAATCGCCCGCATCCTGGAACTGGCGGAAGGCACGGTGAAGCTGCACGTCACCGCCATCTTGAAGGCGCTCAACGTCAACAACCGCACCCGCGCGGTGGTCGCCGCCGCCCAAATGGGCCTGACTTCGGCGCCGCAATAA
- the gap gene encoding type I glyceraldehyde-3-phosphate dehydrogenase: protein MTIRVGINGFGRIGRMVFRAVTKDFPEIEIVGINDLLDPEYLAYMLKYDSVHGRFPGEIRVEGDILNVNGKPVLLTQVKDPSELKWGELDVDVVIEATGLFLTKEACEKHLKAGAKKVVQSAPSKDDTPMFVYGVNHTKYAGEAIVSAASCTTNCLAPVAKVLHDTWGVKRGLMSTVHAATATQKTVDGPSSKDWRGGRGILENIIPSSTGAAKAVGKVIPELNKKLTGMSFRVPTSDVSVVDLTVELEKPATYEQICAAMKAASEGALKGVLGYTNEKVVSTDFRGCNLPSIFDAEAGIALDDTFVKVVVWYDNEYGYTCNMLKFVQHVAKN from the coding sequence ATGACTATCCGCGTCGGCATTAACGGCTTTGGTCGTATCGGTCGCATGGTGTTCCGGGCCGTGACGAAGGATTTTCCCGAAATCGAAATCGTCGGCATCAACGACCTGCTGGACCCCGAATATCTGGCCTATATGCTGAAGTACGATTCGGTGCATGGCCGCTTCCCCGGTGAGATCCGCGTTGAAGGCGACATCCTCAACGTCAACGGCAAGCCGGTCCTGCTGACCCAGGTCAAGGATCCGAGCGAGCTCAAGTGGGGCGAGTTGGACGTGGACGTGGTGATCGAAGCCACCGGCCTGTTCCTGACCAAGGAAGCCTGCGAAAAGCACCTGAAGGCCGGCGCCAAGAAGGTGGTGCAGTCGGCGCCGTCCAAGGACGACACGCCCATGTTCGTCTATGGCGTCAACCACACCAAGTATGCGGGCGAGGCCATTGTCTCCGCCGCGTCGTGCACCACCAACTGCCTGGCGCCCGTCGCCAAGGTTCTGCATGACACCTGGGGCGTCAAGCGCGGCCTGATGAGCACCGTGCATGCCGCCACCGCCACCCAGAAGACCGTGGACGGCCCGTCCTCCAAGGATTGGCGCGGCGGCCGCGGCATCCTGGAAAACATCATCCCCAGCTCGACCGGTGCCGCCAAGGCCGTGGGCAAGGTGATCCCGGAACTGAACAAGAAGCTGACCGGCATGTCCTTCCGCGTCCCCACCTCGGACGTGTCCGTGGTCGATCTGACGGTGGAACTGGAAAAGCCGGCCACCTATGAACAAATCTGCGCCGCCATGAAGGCCGCCTCGGAAGGCGCCTTGAAGGGCGTGCTGGGCTACACCAACGAAAAGGTGGTCTCCACCGATTTCCGCGGCTGCAACCTGCCGTCCATCTTCGATGCCGAGGCCGGCATCGCCCTTGACGACACCTTCGTCAAGGTGGTGGTCTGGTACGACAACGAATACGGCTATACCTGCAACATGCTGAAATTCGTTCAGCACGTCGCCAAGAACTAA